A region of Salmo salar chromosome ssa17, Ssal_v3.1, whole genome shotgun sequence DNA encodes the following proteins:
- the LOC123728169 gene encoding NACHT, LRR and PYD domains-containing protein 12, with product MPSVAELLLATLEDLDNGNLKMFKWHLTQDVLEGFPHIPVSQLENADRLDITNKMVETYSPDGAVKISLEILRKMNQNQLSDRLKNQYNEFKKTEAAAPSALVVLEVRVQDKLKSFLKNKYGCIYEGTSKEGDSIYLDQIYTELHVIEGAWGGVRDEHEVIHLESRTPATGETIIEANNIFKPRPDQKKPIRTGLTLGIAGVGKTVCVQKFIHDWAEGKENQDIDFIFPLPFCQINSNMGGKDCSLIELLHQFFSVMGPVKTLGEGSKVLLIFDGLDESRLPLNFNSKVLTDDTKPASLDQLITNLITGELLPSALIWITSRPAAANQIPRQHIHQWTEVQGFNDPQKEEYFKKKISDEKLASRIINHVKSSRSLHIMCHIPAFCWILATVLKKLLDEAGSGELPKTLTETYLHFLIFQTDRIRAKKNSVESDNIVLKLGELAFHQLEKGYLIFYEEDLTECGIGVIKASVHSGLCTEIFKVEGRTSQKKVFSFVHLSIQECLAAVYVFLTFINCNKNPLVQQNSFLRILRKHQPMMNLVKSAVDKALKSKNGHLDLFLRFLLGLSLESNQTLLQGLLTQTGSSSQTSEEIVEYIKMKIRKNPSPERCINLFHCLSELSDHSLVKEIQSYLSSGSLSATKLSPALFSALVFVLLSSKEELDVFDLKKYFRSDEGLLRMLPVVKASRTALLNQCNLSNRCCKALGTALISSHLEELDLSGNDLQDLGVKLLSAGLQSPQCKLVTLKLSGCQVTEEGCAALASALRSNPSHLRELDLSYNDPGDSGVKLLYAIREDPHCKLEKLNVDHGRGCRLKSGPQKYACDLTLDPNTAHRTLSLSEENRKVEWTWKEQPYSDHPERFEDYEQVLCREGLTGCCYWEVELSGRACIAVTYKGISRRGKGPASRLGANDKSWNLNRFYDSYSARHNYKRTDIPVPSSRSSRVGVYLDWPSGTLSFYSVSSDTLTHLHTFHSTFTEPVYPGFYVRGDTGTVTLCQVK from the exons ATGCCTTCTGTTGCTGAGCTTCTGCTGGCCACTCTGGAGGACCTTGATAATGGAAATCTAAAGATGTTTAAATGGCACCTGACCCAGGACGTGCTGGAAGGCTTTCCTCACATTCCAGTGAGCCAGCTGGAGAATGCTGACAGACTGGACATTACAAACAAGATGGTGGAGACCTACAGTCCTGACGGAGCTGTGAAGATCTCACTGGAAATCCTGAGGAAGATGAATCAGAATCAACTGTCTGATAGGTTAAAGAACCAGTACAATGAGTTTAAGAAAACAGAAGCAGCAG ccccGAGTGCTCTAGTGGTTTTAGAAGTCAGAG TCCAAGACAAACTGAAATCCTTCCTTAAGAATAAGTACGGCTGTATATATGAGGGGACGTCAAAGGAAGGTGATTCCATCTACCTAGACCAGATCTACACTGAGCTCCATGTGATCGAGGGGGCCTGGGGAGGGGTCAGAGATGAGCATGAGGTCATACATCTGGAATCCAGAACACCAGCCACAGGAGAGACCATTATTGAAGCCAACAACATTTTCAAACCCCGACCTGATCAAAAGAAGCCAATCAGAACAGGGCTTACACTGGGCATCGCTGGCGTGGGAAAGACTGTCTGCGTTCAGAAGTTTATTCACGACTGGGCAGAAGGAAAGGAGAACCAAGACATTGATTTCATCTTTCCACTTCCTTTTTGCCAAATTAATTCTAATATGGGGGGAAAGGACTGCAGTCTGATTGAACTGCTTCATCAATTCTTCAGTGTCATGGGACCGGTGAAGACCCTGGGGGAAGGTTCTAAAGTTCTgctcatctttgatggtctggacgAGAGTCGACTTCCTCTGAACTTCAACAGTAAGGTTCTGACAGACGACACAAAGCCAGCCTCGCTAGACCAACTGATCACAAACCTCATCACAGGAGAGCTCCTCCCCTCTGCACTCATCTGGATAACGTCCCGACCTGCTGCAGCCAATCAGATCCCTCGTCAACACATCCACCAGTGGACAGAGGTAcaagggttcaatgacccacagaaggaggagtacttcaagAAGAAAATTAGTGATGAGAaactggccagcagaatcatcaaCCATGTCAAgtcatcaaggagcctccacatcatgtgccacataccAGCGTTCTGTTGGATTTTAGCCACTGTTCTAAAGAAGCTGTTGGATGAAGCAGGGAGTGGAGAGTTGCCCAAAACCCTGACTGAGACGTACTTACACTTCCTGATCTTTCAGACAGACAGGATAAGAGCAAAAAAGAACTCCGTAGAAAGTGACAACATAGTCCTCAAACTTGGCGAGCTGGCATTTCATCAGCTGGAGAAGGGATATCTCATCTTCTATGAGGAAGACCTGACAGAGTGTGGCATTGGAGTCATAAAAGCATCTGTGCACTCAGGTTTGTGCACTGAGATATTTAAGGTGGAGGGGAGGACCAGTCAGAAGAAAGTGTTCAGCTTTGTGCATCTGAGCATCCAGGAGTGTCTTGCTGCTGTTTATGTGTTTCTCACATTCATAAACTGCAATAAAAACCCACTGGTCCAACAGAACTCATTTTTGCGGATATTGCGGAAACACCAACCTATGATGAACTTAGTCAAGAGTGCAGTGGACAAGGCCCTAAAGAGTAAGAATGgacacctggacctgttcctccgtttccttctgggcctctcactggagtccaatcagactCTCCTACAAGGCCTACTGACACAGACAGGAAGCAGCTCACAGACCAGTGAGGAAATAGTTGAGTACATCAAGATGAAGATCAGGAAGAATCCGTCTCCGGAGAgatgcatcaatctgttccactgtctgagtGAGCTGAGTGACCATTCTCTAGTGAAGGAGATCCAAAGTtacctgagctcaggaagtctctcagcAACCAAACTGTCACCTGCACTGTTTTCAGCTCtggtgtttgtgttgctgtcttcAAAAGaagagctggatgtgtttgacctgaagaaatactttAGATCAGATGAGGGTCTTCTGAGGATGCTGCCAGTAGTCaaagcctccagaacagcctt GCTGAATCAATGTAACCTCTCAAACCGATGCTGCAAAGCTCTGGGCACAGCTCTCATCTCCTCACACTTggaagagctggacctgagtggcAACGACCTGCAGGATTTAGGAGTGAAGCTACTCTCTGCTGGACTGCAAAGTCCACAATGTAAACTGGTGACACTGAA gctgtcaggctgtcaggTCACAGAGGAAGGATGTGCTGCTCTGgcttcagctctgaggtcaaacccctcccacctgagagagctggacctgagctacaatgacccaggagactcaggagtgaagctgctctatGCTATACGggaggatccacactgtaaactggagaaactcaa TGTGGACCATGGTAGAGGGTGCAGGTTAAAATCAGGGCCCCAAAAAT ATGcatgtgatctcacactggacccaaacacagcacacagaaccctctctctgtctgaggagaacaggaaGGTGGAATGGACCTGGAAGGAGCAGCCGTATTcagatcacccagagagatttgaggactatgaacaggtgctgtgtagagagggtctgactgggtgctgttactgggaggtagagttgAGTGGGAGGGCTTGTATAGCAGtaacatataaaggaatcagcaggagaggaaaGGGTCCTGCCAGTCGGCTTGGagccaatgacaagtcctggaatCTGAACAGATTTTATGACAGTTACTCTGCCAGGCACAATTATAAGAGAACTGACATACCTGTCCCCTCGTCCCGCTCCagcagagtaggagtgtatctggactggccgtccggcactctgtccttctacagcgtctcctctgacacactgacccacttgCACACATTCCACTCTACATTCACTGAGCCCGTCTACCCAGGGTTTTATGTAAGGGGTGACACAGGGACTGTGACCCTGTGTCAGGTAAAATAA